The DNA segment TTTACTGAAAGCAACTTCAGGATTTTTTAAAATTGAAACTGGGTGCTATGGAGGGCGTATTAATAAAGTTTAGACATTTCTCAAAAATACATAATTTTCTTAACGATTAATCATGAAGAGTATAAATATACACTTTAATAAGCAAGTCAAGTGACTTGTAAACACACTTTATCTATAAAAAAGTTTTTATACTCTCGAATAGGAGAGAATAGACAACCTTAAAACCACGACATTCAAGTTCTTAGAAAAAAGATAAGTCTTTAGACAACTCTTCTCAGACTAATTGCTTACAAGATAGTGAAGTTATAACTTCCTATTCACAATCAATTAAACAATGCTTATTTGTTTGATGTTCTTCGCGTTCACTCTTCCAGTGATCAACTCTATTTTCCTCTAAGTAATCAAGGTCTCATAAATTCTTTTTGATGATAGTGAATTGACTAAATATTTTTATTGAAACTTCCTAGATACCTACACCAACATATCCTTTGATTACTTTGGAATTGATAGAGTAGTTATAAGTTAGATGAACATATTGGTACGAGAAGACGTACATAACTTAAGTCTATCAATAAGATGGCACAGTCAAAAAATTAACTTACTATTATCAAAAAACAGTTAAAGGTATAAAAGCAAGCTATAAGAGTTTAATTAAAAAAACAAAATACTTACCAAATACTGCCATTGTCAAATTTTTTATAAAAATACTTTCCTCATAGTACTTAATCAAAAATAAAGTCCTGTTTATAATTTTGAAGAGATTATTAAAAAGCGTACAAATAAAGAGGTACTGGCGAAGTTATCTCCATAAAAAAAGGGCGTTATCTACGCCCAATTAAAAAGCAAGATAATCCCCATCACCTAGCCTTTTATAAAATACTAGCACCACATATGGTGTTTGACTGTAATATTTATTACTTTAGATGGGGTTGTTTGTTTTTGTTTGATTTGCGATGATAGAAATCCTCATCACCTTGGCTCGCAAGAGTCTTTTTTTTATGTCACCTCATAAAAGTCCAAACATTATAAAATACTGCGTAATCACATCGACAGCTGCAATAGTTTTAATAGCAATTTCTTTAATTCCTGTTTCAAGAAAAGCTACTTACTGGAATCGCTGCCTTCATAGAACTGTTAGCTGGATTAATAACAAGGAAAAGGATTTAAAAGGTTGGGATAAACAATCAAAAGAAAGTCTTGCAGTAGCAGTATGTAATGGTGCTGTTTATGAACCTGCAATTAAAACTAAGTAATTTAATTGATATAAAATCTAAACTAAATAATTAACTAACTTCTTTGTCATGTCTCCTTCAACTAAAGAATTTTCAGATAATTTTTTTGAGTTTTATCGACAATATCAAGCAAAAATTCCACCTCATAAAATTACGTATATTTTTAAAGATAATGCCGATAGGTTGGATAGATAATGATAAGTACATCTGAAGCTAATTCTTTAGGTAAATGGATACAGAATTGGAAAAAAACTTACGGAGAAAATCCAAACCTAAATGAGTGCATCACTTGGTTTGAGTGGAAATATGAAGATAAAGAACTATCCCCAAGCGACAAGAGTTCAATCGCAACTATTTTGAGATTTAATTCAGAAAAATAATTACTTCTCTTCAGTTTTTCTTATTTTTTAAAAAGCGTTTAGAAAAAAATCGGAGGATATTATTTTTTAAATTCCAAAAAAGAAGCCATCTTTTTGGTAAGAAAAAATTATGACCGATATCACTATTAAAATAAGGATAAATTTAAATATGTTATTTTGTGGATTCTTCCTTCTTAAATAGGATGCTTCTGATTCTTTCATAACATGACATTAAATAATCGAATAAATTTAAAAACTTTGAAGTTAATTGATGGGATAGTTTTCAGTAAGGTAAGAAAAAAAAATGAATTACTTTTTTCTTGGTGTAGGTTTTAGACCAAAATCATTTTTACCTCTAAAAAAGAAATTAATTACCAATAAAAAAAAACTTAAAATTGCGATAGTTTCCATTTTGTATTTACATTATTGTTGACTAGAAAGTTTTGATACCATTTTTTTGTAGCTTACTAGATTTGATTCCAAAGTCATTTGAACCAATCTTCATAAAAGCAACAAAAGCAGCAAAAAAGGTCAAAACTATAAAAAGATACATTTGATAAAAGATATATTTGTATGGACAATAAAAATATTTTAAAAAAGAGTCAAGAACAACTTTTACATTATTAATCGCTAAAAATACAACATTTACTTATAAAAATTACTTATAAATAATTATTTGATAATGCTTAGTGAACCAAATTTTCTAGGGAGAATGATTAATTAAAGCTTCTCTAACTCAATAAAATTAAATCTCTTACTTTCCTTAATATGAAATTTGATAGATAATAAACTGTTTACGTATCCCATTAGTCACTAACTTTGCTGAGTATAAATTTTGATAGATATTGAATTCAAAGAAGAAATATTTATTGATATATTTTGGAGTTTTTATTCATTAAATAAAGACGCTAAAAAATTTCAAGAAGTTTTTATACCTCCAAATGAATGCGAGATCTTAAAAAGATTTAATTAATGCCACCAGCTATATCTATTTAGAAATAGTATTTTCAACCTTTTGGAATCTCGGTATCATTGCTTTGGGAACAATGAATTCAATAATTTAATTATCTAAAAAAATAATGAAACCTCTTTTATCCTCTTTAATTAGATTCTGCCAAAAAGAACTTGATAAAGGTCGATATACCCAACCAAGTTGTAAAAGATGGCAGCCGTTACTCTCTTTTATAGGGGGATTAATTGCGATAAGTTGCCTAGGAATAATTAGCAATTTATCTAACTACTCTCTACTTGTTGCACCTTTTGGAGCTTCTACCGTTCTTTTGTTTGCCGCTCCCAATAGCCCTTTAGCTCAGCCAAGAAATCTTGTTTTTGGAAATTTAACAGGAGCTATCTCTGCAGTTCTTTGTGTCTTTTTAATAGGAACGTCTCCCTTAGCAAGTGGTATAGCAGTTGGACTGGCTATTGCTCTTGGTCAAGCTTTTCGATGTTTACATCCACCGGCTGGCGCAGTTGCATTACTGGGCGTCTTGCTAAAAGCATCACCTATTTTTATTTTAATTCCTGTCCTTTCTGGTTCACTAATATTATTAGTTATTGCCTTTTGCTTTCATCGTCTTCAAAAAAGAGAACAGTCTTATCCATTGCATTGGCTGTAAATATCTAAAGATAAGTCATAGAAAAAAATCTCAAAGATTTAAATCTAAGTATGTGGTGGTAATAGTTAAGGATATAACTTGTGAAAAAGATTATTTCATCTTTATTAAAGAGAGTAATTATGCTCTATGCAGAGCAATCAATATCTTATAAATTAATCTCACATTTTGGAGATCGACATGAAAACATTTAGAGATAAGCACTTTAAAAACAAACTAGATCCAAAAGCTGCCTATTATGATTGCATCAGAAGTTGTGAATTAAATATCTCTACTGAACAAGGTTCAGAAAGTTGTGAGATTAAATGTACATTGCCATTAGCAGCCTCAGAGGGCTACAGATATCTAAAAGCTGGACTCAAATAATTAAATTATCACTAAGATATTGTATTGAAGCGCAAAGTAGCACGAATATAAACCTTTAAAAAATGAATAAAATCAGCTAACCCTTAACTTAAATCCAAAGACTGTAAGATTCATTAAAGTATATGAATAATCGCTTAAAAAAAGTAATTGCCACTATCCATTAAGATTTTTTGGTTTATTGATCATCTAAATCATTAAAAAATAGGTACTTAACCAAACTTATTATTGATTTGACTCGACTTAATTCAGTCTGCTAAATAATCACCAGAATATTGAGGCCTTATGAAAAAGGATATTTACTCCAATATTAAAGATAAAGATGCGTTAGAAAGTTTTTTTGAATGCATTACTTACTGCAGTATTAATAACGAGGGTGTTGCATGCGCCACAGCATGCTACGCAAAACATCTAAAGTCAATTGAATCTTCTTAGAAAAAAATTTATTAAGCTAAAAAACAAAACTATTCAAATACTAGGGTAACTTCTTATAAATAAGAATTTTTGCTCTATACAAAACTAACAAGATCTTTTTATATTAAATTCACATTAAGGAGGGTAATCTTATGACCAACCTCGCAATAGAAATACTTGTTTTAACTTTTGTATTAGTAAATTTTGGAGCAATCCTAACTGCAAATATTTATGACTCTTCAAAAAGGGCGCTCCAACGAAGAAAATTATTTTGTGGGAATACTCTTAGTAATCCTTACTGCATAATTTAGGTTTTTACTGATCAGGGCGACAGGATTAGAACCTGCGACCTAGTGCTCCCAAAGCACCCACTGTAATTTATATTTTATTTTAAACTAACCTTTTTTTAACCTTACATATTCTTTTATTGCAAGTTTCGGAGCTGTCCATATGGTGGAAATTATTAAGGGAGTGACAGGGACTGCAGTTATGACAATAAATGCTTGAAGAGCATCGATACTTGTTTTATCTCCAACTTCTGATCCGATTCTTAAAAGAGCTATTGTAAGAAAACCTATCATCAATGCCCAAAATAATCTTATCTTTTTTGGAGGATTTTCCTTACCACTAACGACAATTGCAGCTGCATAACTTATTGAATCAGCACTCGTACACATGAATAAGACTATAAGTAATATTGAAATTGGTATCATTAAAAACGATAAAGGCAACTGACTTAAAATTGAGAATAATACGCCTGCTTCTCCGCCCTCTACTAACTCTTTTCCTAATAAATTAGGATTATTTAATTCAAGAAATATTCCATTACCTCCAAGGATTGTGAACCACAAATTAGTCACAAATGGACAAATAATACAAACTACAATTATTAATTCTCTAAAAGTACGACCTTTACTAACACCAGCGGCAAACAATCCCATTAAAGGTGCATAACCTAAAAACCATCCCCAATAAAAAATAGTCCAGCCCTTGACCCAAGCATCATTAGGATTTGGTAATGCAAGTTTTTTAACATCACTCAAGTATAAAAAATTACTACTAAGAAAATGATTAACTAACCAAAAAGTAGGTCCAATCAATAAAAGTATTACGCCTAGAACAATGGTAAGCCAAATATTAATTTCAGAAAGAAACTTAATACCTTTTTGAATACCGCTCAAGGTTGAAATTGTGAAAATCAAAGTCAAGACCAAAACTATCAAAGTTTGTAAAAAACTATTATTTGACAAAAAAGATAATTTTCCAGCAGCATTACTTAATTGAAGTGATAAAAATCCTAAAGGGCCCACAGTTCCTGCTACCGCTGCAACGACGGATAATCCATCAGTAATATCTCCAACTAATCCTTCAACAATTCTTTTTGGGAATATTGGTATTAATAAACTTCTTGGTCTAAGAGGGTACCCATTTTGAGAAAGCAAAGAGAAAGTTATAGTTACAGTACTTGCAACTAATCCCCAAGCAAGAAAACCCCAGTGGAGAAAACTTACTGCTAAAGAAGGATCAATAGCCTGTTCTGTTCCACCCGTAATATCAGAAAAATAACTAGCGGGACTTAAGAAGTGAATCAAAGGTTCTGCAGCAGACCAAAAAACTCCACCACCGGCAAGAAGAGTACATATTAAAACCGCACACCAATCAAAAAAATTCAGAGATGGTTTTACATCAGGTCCACCAATTCTTAAAGAGCCAAGAGGAGAAAATCCTAAAAAGAACCCAACAATGCATATCCCAACCACCATTATTAGCCAAGTAGAACCAAAATTTGTCAAAGCAAAGTCTTTGCCATAATTAGTAATTTTTTCAGCAAGATTTAAATTTATTGAACAAATAGCCAGAAATATAATTAATGGCAAGCCCCCTATTATTAGTGATTTACTTCGTAAAGATTGATCACTTAAAAATGCTTTCGCACTATTTATAGCTTTATACATAAATTTTCAAATCTTTTGTTACTTTAAACAAAATAAGAATAGAGAGCAAGGCAACTTGGATAGTAAATAATTTATTATGGCAATTGAAATGTCAGATTATTAGGGAATATTTTTTGTAAATGGATACTCCCAAAGCAAACGCCCTACGATTATTTAGTAATAAGCAATTGGATATTAACGAGGTCAAAACAATTCCGAAAACAATAAAATAAATCACTTTTGGGGTTTAAATATACACGCGGCACGGATTTACCCCCATGCCGCCCCACCGAAAACTACACAGACATAACTAACAACCAAAACTTAAAAAATGGACAGAACACAACAAATTAAATATGCTCAGCCTTAGCTTTCCTCTGACAAAGTAGTGAAGGCTATTTTCTATCGTCATGGGGGGGGGTTCAATATGTACAGAGAACCTTTAAAGAGACAAGTTTGAGAGCTCGAAAGAAGCTTTTAAGCGTCTTCAATCAAAAGTATGAAAGCATTTAAAACTTTTCTTGAGAACGTTCTTGCCGAATACTACAACGGTGCTGATAAGTACTGTAATCAGATAAAAGTAATCAAAAATGCATAAATGAAAAGATGGCACAAAGCAAAAGAAATCTTACAAAAAAGTAAATAAGTTTGTTGACCTTTAACCTTTAACGATGATATATATATAGTACTTTTGTACTATAAAAGTTATGGATGACTGGCAAGAATGGGGCTACTTCGATCACCACGGAGAGTTAAAAAGCAAGCGTACAAAGATTTGCATTACTTGCTCTTATTTTCGCTATAGCACTACAGATCAATGTGTAATTATTCTGACTTGTCCCTTTCATCAGAAACTTATCCCTCAAGGAGATCACTTAATTAAGGGGTGCAGATACTGGAGAAAAGACAGTCGGATATTTGCTCTAGAAGCCGCTTAAGGTCCTGGTAAGTGGTTCTTTAGAGAGAGCATCAAACCTTAATATATGACTGTTTTTACGTACCTAGCTGGTACAGATTTGCAAATCTACTGGCACAAAAGACTCTCTCATTCCCTAAAAAGCATTGCAAATACTGCTTTTTCTAGAAAGCAACTAATTCTTGAGAATAAAAATAAAAATTCGTCAGCAGCGATCTGTAACTATGTAAAATTCAATTTGCTAAAGATAGAATTTTTTATTATTTAACAACAAGAGCAACCGCCCTCAGATTCAGATTCAGATTCTGGATGAATAGAAATTAGTGCATCTGCGATATCTCTCAACATATCTGCGACATATTCAGGAGGGCATCCAAATTGATTAACATAAGCAACACTTTGTTTCGCCATATCTGTGTAGGCAGGTAAGATCATGTCATCTAGCTGGTCTTTAGTTGGTTGCCACCTTAATTCGGAATTATCAGACATCTGAAAGAATATATTTAATTTTTATTTTAAAGACTAAAAAACAATTAACAATTAGTCTGTATACTTTGTTTTCAAAACTTTCTTCGATTATCTTCGATAAACTAAATAAAACGCTTTGGATTTGGCTGATTTTCGAAAAAGTCAACAAAATGCCATACCAGCAGCACTATTTCCCGCAAATCATTGTCTATGAATGAACCTAATTACTGGCTAATGAAAAGTGAACCAGATGCTTATAGTATCGACACATTAAAAAGGGATGGAGTAACTTTATGGGATGGCATTAGAAATTATCAGGCACGCAATTTCATGAGAAGGATGATGATTGGAGATAAAGTTTTTTTTTACCATTCAAATTGTAAACCTCCAGGAATTGCTGGTTTTATGGAAGTTGTAGATTTGAATATTATTGATCCAACTCAATTTCAAAAAGAATCAGGTTACTATGACCAAAAATCTTCTAAGGAGAATCCAAGATGGGATTGTGTCAAAGTAAAATACCTTTTCAAAGCAGATAAATTTTTAAGCTTGCCAGAATTAAAAATCTTATTCAATGAAGAAGAATTATTACTGGTTAAAAAAGGTAATAGATTATCTATAATTCCTGTAGAGACTAAGATAGCTAAATCGATTTTAGAAAGAATTAAACAAGGTTAATCATCTATTAATTATCAAAATCCATTGAAAACATTTTGCCAACATAGAGTCTTGTAAGATCCCTATTTTGAAATCCCTTCTGCATTAAAAATCCTGCTATTGCTGCTTGTAGTATTCTATATTGATCCCATTTTGGGTGATCCTCAACGAATTTATTCATAGCTTGTTGAAGATTTCTATGCAGGTCACATTTAAAGCTAACAATTTCTTCTTTTTTGTTTAAAAATGTTTGATTAACATCACCTTCTAATTCTTGCATGATTTTAATAATGAAAAAATTTGTCGAAATATAAAAACTATGTTTCTTCAAAAAAACTAAATAGTCAACTTTTAATATTCAATCAAAGTCTCATTCTGTATTATTTTAAGAACCCAATAGACAAAGGGATTTATATGGAAAGTTTTCTAAATTCTTAAGATCTTATAAGTAATATAAAATTTTCTTATCTTTATAACTTTTTCCACATAAGGCTGTTCTAGAAATATTTTTGTTGAATTATCTGTGGAAAAGATGTGAAAAAATTTTTTTTTGTAGGGGAATTTTTTTAAAAAAATTCCAAATTAATTAATTTTTCAATCCATTGATTCCCACATTTTTTTTATTTCAAAAGATAAATTTTCAGCTATTGGTATAGGCCAATACATTTCAAAAGATCGAGTTTGTTCCAAGCTTTCAAATATTAATCTTAAGTTCCATTCATATTTTTTACCCTCTAATTCTGCATACCAAGGCATTTGTTCTATTTCTAAATTAATTAACTCTTCATCCATTAATTCATCTTTTATTTCCAAAAATTGACTGTTAAGTTTCAAAAGTAATTTATATAATAATTCGAATTCATGTTTTTGTAACTCAATCGCCCAATTATTTACTCTAATAAGAAAACAAAATTTACCTTTTTTGATATCTTTTATTAATTTCCAATTTTTTTCTTCTGCTAACAAAATTAACCAGGGAGTAAATCTGGCTGATCTTGTTCATCACTTAGTTCGATTATAGATCTTTGAACTGGTTTGATTGAGGACTCTTCTAACAAACCATCAAAGTCATCAAAACGTCTTTGTTTAGCTCTAAAAGCAATTCTTACAGTAGTTAAATATCTATTAGTAGATTTTCTTATTAAACTTTCCCCTCTTTTTGCAAGATCGTTATGATCAATACTAGAATTATGTGATACGTTCATAAAAAAATTTTTATTTTAATTATACAATAAAGTTTACATCAACATTAAAGCCATTAAATTTATAAATTTCCAAACAAACTTAATAACATAAAAGTAATTTGATATGGAAAAGAATTTTTCAGGAACTCTTGCTCTTGATTTGGGAAATACTAATACCGTAATTGCTTTTCAAGATGAAAAAGGTAAAGATTTAAATTTAATAGAAATACCAGGCATTACATCTTCTCCTGGAGTCATCCCAACAGTCATTTGGTTCGAAGGTGAAGACAATATCGCTAAGATAGGATTATCTGCATTGAAAAAGAAAAATTTATCTAATTCAGAAACATATTTTCATTCAAATTTCAAAAGATTAATTGCTAATCCTGTTGAGAGGCTTCAAAAGAAAGTTTTAAGTCCTAATGAATCCGGTGAAAAATTTTTCAAAATTCTTTGGGAAAATATTCCAAATGAACTAGAAATCAAAAGGCTCGTCTTGACTGCACCAATTGACACCTATAAAGGTTATAGAAAGTGGTTAATAAATCTCTGCGAAAGTTTACCTATTAATGAGATTGCACTAGTTGATGAACCTACTGCTGCGGGAATAGGCATCAATGTTCCATTGGGTTCAATCATTATGATTATCGATATTGGGGGAAGTACAATCGATATGAGTGTAATTAAAACACAAGGTGGCGAAGGTAAATCTGCCCCTATTGCAGAACTATTGAAGTTTCAAGGAAAGGATGTGAGTTCAATATCAAAGCAAAAAATAAGATGTGCAGAAACAATAAGCAAATCGGGATCAAAAATTGGAGGTAAAGATATAGATCAATGGATTGTTAATTATTTTTTACCATCAAATCAAGATGAAAGAAATCTTTCAATAGCAGAAAAATTAAAATGTAAGCTTAGTAGTCCAGGAGTCGAATCTGAAACAAGGCACCTTATCTCATTATTTACAGAAGAAAATGAACAAAAGGAATTTTTTTTGAGTAAAGAAATTTTTGAAAAGATTTTGATAGATAACAATCTTTTAAATCACTTAAATTCTTTACTTAAAGATTTATTAAATGAAGCTAGAGGCAAATTTTGTACTATAGATGATTTGAACTCTGTGATTTTGGTTGGAGGAGGAACACAAATTCCTTTAATCAAAGAGTGGATAGCTAATGAGATTTCAGGGATACAAATCAGAACTCCTCCTCCTATTGAATCAATAGCAGTTGGAGCTCTTGCTATGACTCCCGGAGTTAAGATTAAAGATATTCTAATTAAAGGTATATCTATAAGATTATTTAATAAAAGAGAGCAAAAACAATTCTGGCATCCGATTTTTTATAAGGGCCAAACATGGCCTACAGAAAAACCATTTGAGTTAATTCTTCAAGCCAGAAAAGATGGTCAGAGCATTTTCGAGATCATTATTGGAGAAACTAAAGAGAAAAGAAATTATGATGTGATTTTTGAGAATGGTTTACCCAAGTTATCAGAGTATCAAAATGAAGAGGAGGTTCTTAAATGGAATAAAAAGCCCTTAAAAATAAAATTAAACAATGAGTGTAAAATTGGAGAAGATTGCTTAAAGCTCTATTTCAGTATTACGAAGGATTCATCTCTTTATGTAAAATATCTAGATATTAATGAAAAAGAATTAGGCGAATCTAATTTAGGAAATATCTTTTAAACATTAACGATCCAAGAAGATACCCTCTTCCCCGTCCACTTGCTTTAAACATAAATGAACAGTTTCTTTTTTGTTAGTAGGAACTTTTCTTCCACAAAAATCAGGCTGAATTGGTAGTTCTCTATGTCCTCTATCAATCATTACTAATAACATTACTCTTTTCGGTCTTCCCCATAAAAGAAGAGCCTCAATCGCAGCTCGAATTGTTCTTCCTGTATAAATAACATCATCAATTAAAACAATATCTTTTTTTTCTATTGAAGTAGGAAAATCAGTTGCCTCAATTAGACGAGTTCCAACTCTATTTTGATCATCTCTATAGAAAGTCGGATCTATTATTCCTTTATTTACATTAATCCCAGTTTTATCAAACATGTCTTTTCTCAAAACTTCAGCGAGATGAACTCCTCTCGTAGGGATACCAACCAATAAGAGATTTTCTAAATTTGAGATCTTTTCAATAATTTCAAAAGTTAAGCGCGAGAGAGTTTTTCTTAACTCATCTTCAGTAAGTATTGTGATTCTTTTATCTTGATTGGACATGACTCACATGAAAATTAACTTTATTCAACATCCTATTTAAATTAGCAAAAGCTAACTAAATTAAATATAAATTGTATGGAACTGCTTTTACAGCTAAATTAAAGATTAATGCTTTAAAAACTTGCATTTTATTTAAGAGATGTCAAAGATTAGCAAAAAGAATATAAATAAAATAAAAGTTACTGAGAGTCCAGTTGTTCTT comes from the Prochlorococcus marinus str. MIT 9515 genome and includes:
- a CDS encoding HPP family protein; the protein is MKPLLSSLIRFCQKELDKGRYTQPSCKRWQPLLSFIGGLIAISCLGIISNLSNYSLLVAPFGASTVLLFAAPNSPLAQPRNLVFGNLTGAISAVLCVFLIGTSPLASGIAVGLAIALGQAFRCLHPPAGAVALLGVLLKASPIFILIPVLSGSLILLVIAFCFHRLQKREQSYPLHWL
- a CDS encoding BCCT family transporter, with the protein product MYKAINSAKAFLSDQSLRSKSLIIGGLPLIIFLAICSINLNLAEKITNYGKDFALTNFGSTWLIMVVGICIVGFFLGFSPLGSLRIGGPDVKPSLNFFDWCAVLICTLLAGGGVFWSAAEPLIHFLSPASYFSDITGGTEQAIDPSLAVSFLHWGFLAWGLVASTVTITFSLLSQNGYPLRPRSLLIPIFPKRIVEGLVGDITDGLSVVAAVAGTVGPLGFLSLQLSNAAGKLSFLSNNSFLQTLIVLVLTLIFTISTLSGIQKGIKFLSEINIWLTIVLGVILLLIGPTFWLVNHFLSSNFLYLSDVKKLALPNPNDAWVKGWTIFYWGWFLGYAPLMGLFAAGVSKGRTFRELIIVVCIICPFVTNLWFTILGGNGIFLELNNPNLLGKELVEGGEAGVLFSILSQLPLSFLMIPISILLIVLFMCTSADSISYAAAIVVSGKENPPKKIRLFWALMIGFLTIALLRIGSEVGDKTSIDALQAFIVITAVPVTPLIISTIWTAPKLAIKEYVRLKKG
- a CDS encoding EVE domain-containing protein, producing MNEPNYWLMKSEPDAYSIDTLKRDGVTLWDGIRNYQARNFMRRMMIGDKVFFYHSNCKPPGIAGFMEVVDLNIIDPTQFQKESGYYDQKSSKENPRWDCVKVKYLFKADKFLSLPELKILFNEEELLLVKKGNRLSIIPVETKIAKSILERIKQG
- a CDS encoding DUF2811 domain-containing protein — translated: MQELEGDVNQTFLNKKEEIVSFKCDLHRNLQQAMNKFVEDHPKWDQYRILQAAIAGFLMQKGFQNRDLTRLYVGKMFSMDFDN
- a CDS encoding DUF1818 family protein encodes the protein MLAEEKNWKLIKDIKKGKFCFLIRVNNWAIELQKHEFELLYKLLLKLNSQFLEIKDELMDEELINLEIEQMPWYAELEGKKYEWNLRLIFESLEQTRSFEMYWPIPIAENLSFEIKKMWESMD
- a CDS encoding DNA-directed RNA polymerase subunit omega, giving the protein MNVSHNSSIDHNDLAKRGESLIRKSTNRYLTTVRIAFRAKQRRFDDFDGLLEESSIKPVQRSIIELSDEQDQPDLLPG
- a CDS encoding Hsp70 family protein, with the protein product MEKNFSGTLALDLGNTNTVIAFQDEKGKDLNLIEIPGITSSPGVIPTVIWFEGEDNIAKIGLSALKKKNLSNSETYFHSNFKRLIANPVERLQKKVLSPNESGEKFFKILWENIPNELEIKRLVLTAPIDTYKGYRKWLINLCESLPINEIALVDEPTAAGIGINVPLGSIIMIIDIGGSTIDMSVIKTQGGEGKSAPIAELLKFQGKDVSSISKQKIRCAETISKSGSKIGGKDIDQWIVNYFLPSNQDERNLSIAEKLKCKLSSPGVESETRHLISLFTEENEQKEFFLSKEIFEKILIDNNLLNHLNSLLKDLLNEARGKFCTIDDLNSVILVGGGTQIPLIKEWIANEISGIQIRTPPPIESIAVGALAMTPGVKIKDILIKGISIRLFNKREQKQFWHPIFYKGQTWPTEKPFELILQARKDGQSIFEIIIGETKEKRNYDVIFENGLPKLSEYQNEEEVLKWNKKPLKIKLNNECKIGEDCLKLYFSITKDSSLYVKYLDINEKELGESNLGNIF
- the pyrR gene encoding bifunctional pyr operon transcriptional regulator/uracil phosphoribosyltransferase PyrR is translated as MSNQDKRITILTEDELRKTLSRLTFEIIEKISNLENLLLVGIPTRGVHLAEVLRKDMFDKTGINVNKGIIDPTFYRDDQNRVGTRLIEATDFPTSIEKKDIVLIDDVIYTGRTIRAAIEALLLWGRPKRVMLLVMIDRGHRELPIQPDFCGRKVPTNKKETVHLCLKQVDGEEGIFLDR